In Macadamia integrifolia cultivar HAES 741 chromosome 13, SCU_Mint_v3, whole genome shotgun sequence, one DNA window encodes the following:
- the LOC122058719 gene encoding zinc transporter 1-like, with the protein MMEKALGISSLPVLLLLLLLPVLVSGDCTCSSEDDSDTNKTEALKYKLGAIASILTGGAIGVCLPVVGKRIPALRPENDIFFLIKAFAAGVILSTGFIHILPDGFDKLTSPCLNQNPWGNFPFTGFIAMLSAIGTLMVDTFATSYFNRSHFNKAKPANPDEENGGEHSGHLHVHTHATHGHSHGSAADESAAELIRHRVISQVLELGIVVHSVIIGISLGVSQSPSVIKPLFAALTFHQFFEGMGLGGCITQAKFKIRAFIIMALFFSLTTPIGIAIGLGITNSYNENSPKALIIEGVFNSAAAGILIYMSLVDLLAADFMSSRLQNNMRLQIGAQIFLLFGAGCMALLAKWA; encoded by the exons ATGATGGAGAAGGCTTTAGGAATCTCATCTCTTCCcgttctcctccttctcctgcTCCTCCCCGTGTTAGTTTCAGGTGATTGTACTTGTAGCAGTGAAGACGACTCAGATACTAACAAAACTGAAGCACTTAAGTACAAGTTAGGAGCCATAGCTTCCATTCTGACTGGTGGTGCAATTGGTGTATGTCTTCCTGTTGTGGGGAAGCGAATTCCGGCTTTAAGGccggaaaatgacatttttttcttgatcAAAGCTTTCGCCGCCGGCGTGATCCTCTCGACGGGGTTCATACATATACTACCAGATGGATTCGATAAGTTAACATCTCCATGTCTCAATCAAAACCCATGGGGGAATTTTCCATTTACAGGCTTCATTGCAATGTTGTCTGCAATTGGGACTTTAATGGTGGATACTTTTGCTACTTCATACTTCAACAGATCCCACTTTAATAAGGCTAAACCTGCGAACCCAGATGAGGAGAATGGAGGAGAGCATAGTGGTCATCTTCATGTTCATACACATGCCACCCATGGTCATTCTCATGGGTCGGCCGCCGATGAATCAGCTGCAGAACTTATCCGGCATCGTGTCATTTCACAG GTTTTGGAGTTGGGGATTGTGGTTCACTCTGTGATCATAGGGATCTCATTGGGTGTTTCTCAAAGTCCAAGTGTAATAAAGCCTCTGTTTGCAGCCCTGACTTTCCACCAGTTCTTTGAGGGTATGGGACTGGGTGGATGCATCACACAG GCAAAATTCAAAATCAGAGCTTTTATAATTATGGCACTTTTCTTCTCCCTTACTACACCGATTGGGATCGCAATAGGTCTCGGGATAACGAATAGTTACAACGAGAATAGCCCGAAAGCCCTCATCATTGAAGGAGTGTTTAATTCTGCTGCGGCCGGCATTTTGATTTACATGTCGCTGGTTGATCTACTAGCAGCTGATTTTATGAGTTCCAGGTTGCAAAACAATATGAGACTTCAGATAGGAGCACaaatctttcttctctttggggCTGGTTGTATGGCTCTTTTGGCGAAATGGGCTTGA
- the LOC122059472 gene encoding zinc transporter 1-like produces MTILQPNSPNVLAIFFYLFLLLPVLVSCDCKCDAVEDKRHNRTEAIKYKIGAIASLLVASGLGVCIPILGKKFQVLRPENDVFFMIKAFAAGVILSTGFTHILPDAFDKLRSPCLDQNLWKFPFTGFIAMMSAIGTLMVDTFATSFYKRLHFNKAQPVTEDEENAGEHSDHLHVHPHGSNLIGEDSVRSELTRHRIVSQVLELGIVVHSVIIGISLGASRSAQTIKPLFAALSFHQFFEGMGLGGCISQARFKSRSAAAMAIFFSLTTPVGITVGIGITNAYNENSLTALVVEGVLDSAAAGILIYMALVDLLAADFMNSRMQNNWRLQLGANISLLLGTGCMSVLAHWA; encoded by the exons ATGACTATACTTCAACCTAATTCACCTAATGTTTTAGCAatcttcttctacctttttCTACTCCTCCCTGTTTTAGTCTCTTGTGACTGTAAATGTGATGCTGTAGAAGACAAGAGACACAATAGAACTGAGGCAATTAAATATAAGATAGGTGCCATTGCTTCACTTCTGGTTGCCAGTGGACTTGGGGTTTGTATTCCCATCCTGGGGAAGAAATTTCAGGTTTTACGGCCAGAGAATGATGTTTTCTTCATGATCAAGGCCTTTGCAGCAGGTGTAATCCTATCAACAGGTTTCACACATATATTACCTGATGCATTTGATAAATTAAGGTCTCCATGCCTTGATCAGAATTTGTGGAAATTCCCATTCACAGGCTTCATTGCTATGATGTCGGCAATTGGGACTTTGATGGTGGACACTTTTGCAACTAGTTTCTATAAGAGGTTGCACTTTAACAAGGCTCAACCAGTGACAGAAGATGAAGAGAATGCTGGAGAACATTCAGATCACCTTCATGTTCATCCACATGGTTCAAACTTGATTGGTGAGGATTCAGTTAGATCTGAACTTACTCGCCATCGCATAGTATCACAG GTTTTGGAACTAGGAATTGTGGTTCACTCTGTAATTATAGGTATTTCACTTGGTGCTTCCAGAAGTGCACAGACAATAAAACCTCTGTTTGCAGCCCTGTCATTCCACCAGTTCTTTGAAGGCATGGGACTTGGTGGGTGCATCTCTCAG GCGAGATTCAAAAGTCGATCTGCTGCAGCCATGGCAATCTTTTTCTCCCTTACTACCCCAGTTGGGATCACTGTAGGGATTGGAATTACAAATGCTTACAATGAGAATAGCCTAACAGCTCTCGTGGTCGAAGGAGTTCTTGATTCTGCTGCTGCTGGGATTTTGATTTATATGGCGCTCGTAGACTTACTAGCAGCTGATTTTATGAACTCCAGGATGCAAAACAATTGGAGGCTTCAGTTAGGAGCAAATATCTCACTTCTTCTGGGGACAGGCTGTATGTCTGTCTTGGCTCACTGGGCTTAA